CTGAACGGTTCGTCGAAGAGGAGGACGGACGGGTCGACGGCGAGGGCGCGGGCCAGCCCGACACGCTGTTGCTGGCCGCCGGAGAGCTGCGAGGGGCGCCGGTCCTCGAGGCCGGCGAGGCCGACCTTCTCGACCAGTTCGGCGGCCTTGGCGCGTCGTTCGGCCTTGCCGAGGCCCTGGATCTCCAGGCCGTAGGCGACGTTGTCGAGCACGGTGCGGTGCGGCAGCAGCCCGAAGTGCTGGAAGACCATCGCGGCGCGGTGGCGGCGCAGTTCGCGCAGCCGGTTGGCGTCCATGGCCAGGACGTCCTCGCCGTCGATGGCGAGGGTGCCGCTGGTGGGTTCGATGAGCCGGGTGAGACAGCGTACGAGGGTCGACTTGCCGGAGCCCGACAGGCCCATGACGACGAAGACCTCACCCTTCTCGACGTCGAAGGAGACGTCGCGCACGGCGGCGGTGCAGCCGGTGCGTTCGCGGAGTTCGGCGGCGGACAGTCCGGCGAGTTCGCTGCCGGGGACACGGTCGGCCTTGGGGCCGAAGACCTTCCAGAGGTTCTTGACGCTGAACACGGGGGTACTGGCTTCGCTCATCGGACATCGCCTCCGGTGGTCGGGGTCGCTCGGAGCAGCTCGGCGCACTTCTCGCCCACCATCAGGACGCCGATCATGGGGTTCACGGCGGGCATGGTCGGGAAGACGGACGCGTCGGCGATGCGGATGCCCTCCAGCCCCTGGATCCGCAACTGCGGGTCGACGACGGCCGCCGGGTCGCCCTCGGCCCCGATCCGGCAGGTTCCGGCCGGGTGGTAGACGGTGTGCGCGACCTTGCGGGCGTACTCGCTGATGTCCTCGTCGGACGTGACCTCGGGGCCGGGGCACACCTC
The DNA window shown above is from Streptomyces sp. Alt3 and carries:
- a CDS encoding quaternary amine ABC transporter ATP-binding protein, with protein sequence MSEASTPVFSVKNLWKVFGPKADRVPGSELAGLSAAELRERTGCTAAVRDVSFDVEKGEVFVVMGLSGSGKSTLVRCLTRLIEPTSGTLAIDGEDVLAMDANRLRELRRHRAAMVFQHFGLLPHRTVLDNVAYGLEIQGLGKAERRAKAAELVEKVGLAGLEDRRPSQLSGGQQQRVGLARALAVDPSVLLFDEPFSALDPLIRREMQDEVVRLHREEGRTMVFITHDLSEALRLGTRIALMRDGGIVQLGTPEEIVGSPADDYVREFVRDVPREQVLTVATAMRPPTAGESDSGPAVRPGATVSEAIEAVSRSGGPVARVMDNGRLVGVVDHACLLDVVAGSDEGAAAREVTV